Proteins encoded within one genomic window of Phototrophicus methaneseepsis:
- a CDS encoding DNA-primase RepB domain-containing protein has protein sequence MGIGLRRSGLGRYQRGTAEDLVALPALFVDLDDPSSDALKRLQDMLPAPSCITFTGGGYHAYWWLEKPLTDMKFARQMLRGLQYVARSDPLSPVQSLRLVGTYNTKPHRNNARCRIVELHDCYHPIEAFNHLLPRQTQPRKRRAPRQTAPRRSGDTLNPFLLQAVADRLIHMGYSGRGDWLSGPCLYPAHHRHDDTHPSFGFNVRSGYGNCYVCGSILLKDICTEIEIHLADFGGLFV, from the coding sequence GTGGGTATCGGACTCCGTCGATCCGGACTGGGACGTTACCAGCGGGGCACAGCCGAAGATCTGGTGGCGCTGCCTGCGCTCTTCGTTGATCTGGACGATCCTTCGTCTGATGCGCTGAAACGCCTGCAAGACATGCTTCCCGCGCCATCTTGCATCACCTTCACAGGTGGGGGCTATCACGCTTACTGGTGGCTGGAAAAGCCCTTGACCGATATGAAGTTCGCACGGCAGATGCTGCGTGGCTTGCAGTATGTAGCCAGAAGCGATCCGCTGTCACCCGTTCAGAGCTTGCGCCTGGTGGGTACGTATAACACCAAGCCTCACCGAAATAATGCACGCTGTCGGATCGTTGAACTGCATGATTGCTACCATCCGATTGAAGCCTTCAACCATCTGCTGCCACGTCAGACACAACCCCGAAAACGACGCGCCCCGCGTCAGACAGCGCCACGACGATCCGGTGACACGCTCAACCCGTTTCTGCTGCAAGCGGTTGCTGATCGGTTGATCCATATGGGTTACAGCGGTCGTGGCGACTGGCTCAGTGGCCCCTGTTTATATCCTGCCCATCATCGACACGACGACACCCACCCCAGCTTTGGCTTCAATGTCCGCAGCGGGTATGGGAATTGCTACGTATGCGGATCCATCCTGCTCAAGGACATC